GTAGTAAGGACCGTAACCTTCACCGTATTGATCCTGGTAGGTAGGGAAGGTTTTTTTATCAACGAAACCGAGGGTTACGTTTGAGTTGAAATCAACCCCGTAACGCTGACGGCCACCGGCCACTTTTTTACCTTTTTTGGTGGTGATGATCACAACACCGTTCGCAGCACGTGAACCGTAGAGTGCGGTTGCAGCTGCACCTTTCAGCACGTTGATGGACTCAATGTCATTAGGGTTGATATCGGCTACAGCATTACCGTAGTCATAACCACCCTGGCCTTCAGCTTGCGTGCGCAGACCGGGGCCATATTTGTCCTGGTTGGTGTTGGAGTTGTTCACCGGCATACCATCCACAATGAACAGGGCCTGGTTGTTACCAGTAATGGAAGAACTACCGCGGATGATCACGTTTGTGGAACCACCGAAGTTGTTGTTGGTTTTCACCTGAACCCCTGCTACTTTACCTGACAGTTGGTTCACGAAGTTTCCACTCTTGGTGTCAGTCACGGCATCACCTGTTACCTGTTGACTGGCATAACCGAGAGATTTCTTCTCACGGCTGATGCCCAGTGCAGTCACAACGACCTCATCCAGGTTCATCACATCTTCGTCCATTTTAATGTCGAAAGATGTTTTGTCTCCAACTTGAAGTTCCTGGGACTTCATGCCGATAAAGGAGACAACAAGGGTATTGCTTCCGGCAGGTACCCGGAGTTTAAATTTACCGTCGATATCGGTAACGGTTCCCACCATGGTGCCTTTGACCACCACGGCGGCGCCGATCACCGGTTCGTTGTCGGCAGAGTTAATGATACTTCCCGAGATCTCTTTGTCTTGCTGCCCGGAAGCATCCTGCCCAAATACTTGTGCCCATAGGCCCAAGCATAGGGTGCCAAAAATGAAAAGCTTCTTCATGCGTAACGTATTTAGGGTTTTGGTTAATTACAAAGCCTTGAGTTCAATGCGCCTTAAACGAAATCACAATGTTCACAAAATACCAACTGACGGACACGTACCTAACCGACGCCTTTCAGATGCCAAAAGGGGCCGGGATTATTTTCGCCAACCTGCACAGCCAAACACGCCTTGACGGCTACGCAGACGAGCGATTCGTCAAATTATCTTACTGGGAAGGATAAATAACCGGGGCCAAGATAAAAAAGAATGGGCGGTACTGGCAAATTTTTGTCAAAAAAAATTAGGATCACAAGATTTATTACAAATGATGAGAACCTAAAAAAACACAAACCCCGATGTCGATGTCGACATCGGGGTTTGTAGGAATGTTTTGGGCGGGCGTGATTAACGCAGGATGAAAGAAGTGGTACCGGCTTTGAATCCGTCAAGATAAAACTCCGCTACATATGTACCGGGATCGTATGTTTCTTTTGAAGGATCTTCCCAATCCACACAATAGTTCTGTCGATCATTTCGGTAGTCAATGTCTTTCTGAACCGTAAACAATTTTTCCTTTCCGCTTTCCGCATCGACGAAGCTTCCGGAGCCAAGTTCCTTGTTGCCCAATACTTCTCCGGCCGGACCGGAAATGCGCAGGTACAACACTTTGTTCCCCGGTTCAACCACTTTGTTCTCCATCACATCGAAACAGATGCTGAATTTTTCAACTTTCTTGGCAAGGGCGGTTTCCTTGAAGGCTTTGCCCTTCATCTTCAAACCTGTTATCGTGGCGTATTCAACCGGTATCTTGGAAGCGATTGTGACCTTCTCGCTCAGCACTTCTTTTTCTTCCTCCAGGTTGCCGACGGCCACTGAAAGGTCCAGGTTCTTGCTTTTCAGTTCACGGTTTTCCAGCAACAACCGGTCGATCTCTTCCTCAAATTTCTCACGTTTTCTTTTGATGCGACGAAGTTCGTGGCGGAGTTGATCAATCGTTTCTTTGTCCTGGTTTCCTTCCGCCAGCATTTTCTCGATTTTCACCCGTGTGGTGTCCAGTTCGAGTTTTGCAGCGGCAAGCATCTTATCCAGTTTCTCACTTTGACCTTTATATTGATCAAGGTCTTCCATGGTTTGGTCCAGTTCGGTACGGAGTTCATTGCCGTAAGTCGAAAGGCTGTCGACCTGGTTGTCGTACTTGACAACCGTATAGCCGCCACCTGCCAGCAGCAGGACGTTCAGAATTGCGGAAATGATCAACAGGATAAGGAGAACTCTTTTTCCCGATTTCTTTTCTTCTTTTTTTCCTTCCGGTTTTCCAGCGGTACCTACCGGAGGTGTGCCGGTGCTTCCGGGAGGAGGAGGTGTCTTGCCCGGGGGGACATTTCCTTTGGGGGGAACATTCAACTGCGGAGACGTTGTGGTTTTTTGCAAAGGGATAGCCGGTTTGGCCGGTTCCTTTTTCTGAAGCGGTGCACTCCGGTCGATCTTGGGAGGCTCTGAAGCGCCCATCGGTTTGGGTGGAACGATCGGTTTGGGTGGCACCGATGATGGTTTAGGTAGATTGCTTGGGTTGGGTTTTGGCGGTTCCGATGAAGCCGTGGGCATCGTGCGCCTGGGCGGAGGCGGAGGCGGTGCCGGTCGTTTGGGTGGCATACCGGAGCCGATGCCATGTGATGTCGGCGGGATTCCCGATCCCTGCGGGTTGTTCGGAGGCGTATTGCTTGTTGTCATGATGTTGTAAATCTAAGACGCACTTTCTACAATGCAAATTTTTAATCCCAATTCTTCCAGCTGTTCGTGTGAAATGGTGGAAGGTGTATCAATCATCACATCCCTGCCTGCATTGTTTTTTGGGAATGCAATATAGTCTCTGATGGTTTCGCTACCTCCGAAAAGCGATACCCAACGGTCGAGGCCGAATGCAATCCCGCCATGAGGAGGGGTGCCGTATTCAAAGGCTTCCATTAGGAAGCCGAATTGTTTCCTGGCTTCTTCGTCCGTGAATCCCAGGGTGCGGAACATTTTTTCCTGGAGTGAACGGTCGTGGATACGGATGGAGCCTCCGCCGATCTCCACGCCATTGATCACAAGGTCATAGGCGTTGGCTTTTACTTTGCCGGGCGCCGTATCCAGCAGGGCCACATCTTCGGGTTTGGGTGAAGTGAACGGATGGTGCATGGCGAAGTAACGTTCGCTTTCTTCGTTCCACTCCAGCAGTGGGAAGTCCACCACCCACAAGGGGGCATATACATTTTTGTTGCGGAGCCCCAGTCGCTTGCCCATTTCAAGGCGGAGTTCATTCAATGCCGAACGGGTTTTGCCTGCGTCGCCGACAAGTATCAGCACCAGGTCACCTTCTTTGGCGCCGCATTGTGTGGCGCATTCCTGAAGGATGTCTGCACTGTAAAATTTATCGACGGATGATTTCAAGGTACCGTCTTCACCATACTTAATATATACCAGACCTTTTGCGCCGATCTGTGGGCGCTTTACAAAGTCCGTCAGTTCATCCAGTTCCTTCCGGGTATAGTTGCCGCATCCTGGCGCGGCAATGCCCACCACCAGTTCGGCGCTGTCGAATACCTGGAAGCCTTTGCCCTGCATGGTGGTATTCAATTCAACGAACTCCATCCCGAAACGGATGTCGGGTTTGTCGCTGCCGTAACGCCGGATGGCCTCATCATAGGACATGCGCGGGAATGCATCCAGGGTAACGCCTTTCACCTTTTGAAAAAGATGGCGGGTCAATCCTTCGAATGTATCAAGGATGTCGTCCTGGGTTACGAAAGACATTTCGCAGTCGAGCTGGGTGAATTCGGGCTGACGGTCGGCGCGAAGGTCTTCATCCCTGAAGCATTTCACGATCTGGTAATACCGGTCAAAGCCCGATACCATCAGGAGTTGTTTGAATGTTTGAGGCGATTGCGGCAGCGCATAGAATTCGCCCTGGTGGATGCGGGATGGCACCACGAAGTCACGGGCGCCTTCCGGGGTGGATTTGATCAGCACCGGGGTTTCCACGTCAATGAAGCGTTGCTCATCCAGGTACCGGCGGATCTCGCTTGCCACCCTGTGCCGCAATTCGAGGCTTTGACGAACCGGTTTTCTCCGCAGGTCAAGGTACCTGTATTTCATGCGGAGTTCTTCGCCACCGTCTGTTTCGTCTTCAATGGTGAATGGGGGCAATTTCGATTTGTTCAATACCTCCAGCGCGCTGACCAGTATTTCAATATCACCCGTGGGTATGTTCGGATTCTTGTTGCTGCGTTCGGCAACCTTGCCGGTGATCTTCAATACATCTTC
The DNA window shown above is from Flavobacteriales bacterium and carries:
- the aspS gene encoding aspartate--tRNA ligase, producing MLRTHTCGELRAEHQGTEVTLCGWMQRARELGGMTFVDLRDRYGITQLVFNMETDKALCEHARKLGREDVLKITGKVAERSNKNPNIPTGDIEILVSALEVLNKSKLPPFTIEDETDGGEELRMKYRYLDLRRKPVRQSLELRHRVASEIRRYLDEQRFIDVETPVLIKSTPEGARDFVVPSRIHQGEFYALPQSPQTFKQLLMVSGFDRYYQIVKCFRDEDLRADRQPEFTQLDCEMSFVTQDDILDTFEGLTRHLFQKVKGVTLDAFPRMSYDEAIRRYGSDKPDIRFGMEFVELNTTMQGKGFQVFDSAELVVGIAAPGCGNYTRKELDELTDFVKRPQIGAKGLVYIKYGEDGTLKSSVDKFYSADILQECATQCGAKEGDLVLILVGDAGKTRSALNELRLEMGKRLGLRNKNVYAPLWVVDFPLLEWNEESERYFAMHHPFTSPKPEDVALLDTAPGKVKANAYDLVINGVEIGGGSIRIHDRSLQEKMFRTLGFTDEEARKQFGFLMEAFEYGTPPHGGIAFGLDRWVSLFGGSETIRDYIAFPKNNAGRDVMIDTPSTISHEQLEELGLKICIVESAS